The following coding sequences lie in one Porphyromonas asaccharolytica DSM 20707 genomic window:
- a CDS encoding InlB B-repeat-containing protein, producing the protein MNQQILRMLRRTGLMLFASLLWLSLGAQEMIFMESPFDPSMDQAQLLPADQKGTVSWTASTNTLTMKDVSINTQSKILSGYMPEEMTLLVEGTNQLISTGSDDAITMRSPVRITGSGSLSITSQGAYAYACRNGASLTIAGGVSVTAVGNYGGLVGDFVASRLLIDNSYVTASTLNDQGMVSIGYFKELTLERCAISAPEGAQVAELNEVMSITADGKEEYAGKVIIAPQQAYYHVSIAEAEHGCVVAPEGVDLTHLLGGATVTFTAKPEEGYALTKLMAGTEDITNTRTLIVKEDVTITPTFSPIKSYRVSLQQPEHGTLSVRESEYNLEKVPEGAILHIICTPDEGYELERLMAGDKDITAEKYISVRSDVEITASYKLIPVETYKVTIAVLGKGKIEADYPNLEAVPDGTQVGLTCTPEEGYQLKYLRANDENIMESQSFIIEGGDVRVEATFQNIGGTAIDHLAGETRYSIEVHANYISISGASVGTPISLRSLLGETVVSATATGLTLEHLDLTTIASGLYLLTIGDVTLKLYL; encoded by the coding sequence ATGAATCAACAGATACTTCGTATGCTGAGACGTACAGGGCTGATGCTATTCGCCAGCCTTCTTTGGCTCTCGCTGGGAGCGCAAGAGATGATATTTATGGAGTCCCCCTTTGATCCATCTATGGATCAAGCTCAGCTACTACCCGCAGACCAAAAGGGGACGGTCTCTTGGACAGCGTCTACCAATACTCTCACGATGAAAGATGTCAGTATTAATACTCAGTCCAAGATACTCTCTGGCTATATGCCTGAGGAGATGACTCTCCTAGTCGAGGGGACTAATCAATTGATCTCGACAGGTTCTGACGATGCTATCACGATGCGCTCACCCGTTCGCATTACAGGTTCTGGCTCTCTGAGCATAACATCGCAAGGTGCATATGCGTACGCTTGTCGTAATGGAGCCAGTCTCACCATTGCTGGTGGCGTGTCAGTAACGGCAGTGGGTAATTATGGGGGGCTAGTCGGAGATTTTGTGGCTTCTCGCCTCTTGATCGACAACTCTTACGTCACCGCCTCAACGCTAAACGATCAGGGCATGGTCTCCATCGGATACTTCAAGGAGTTGACCCTCGAGAGGTGTGCCATATCGGCACCAGAAGGGGCCCAAGTGGCAGAGCTTAATGAGGTTATGTCTATAACCGCAGATGGTAAGGAAGAGTACGCTGGTAAAGTCATCATAGCTCCTCAGCAAGCATACTATCATGTGTCCATCGCCGAGGCAGAGCATGGATGTGTTGTAGCCCCTGAGGGGGTAGACCTAACGCATCTCCTCGGAGGAGCAACTGTAACTTTTACGGCTAAGCCCGAGGAGGGTTATGCCTTGACTAAACTGATGGCTGGCACCGAAGATATAACCAACACCCGCACGCTTATCGTCAAGGAGGATGTCACCATTACGCCGACCTTTAGTCCTATCAAAAGCTATCGAGTATCTCTCCAGCAGCCTGAGCATGGGACCCTCTCCGTACGAGAGTCCGAGTATAATCTAGAAAAAGTCCCCGAGGGGGCTATCCTACACATTATCTGTACCCCAGACGAGGGCTACGAGCTAGAGCGTCTTATGGCTGGCGACAAAGATATCACTGCAGAAAAGTATATCTCTGTGAGGAGCGATGTGGAGATTACTGCTTCCTATAAACTTATCCCTGTAGAAACTTACAAGGTGACTATAGCTGTATTGGGAAAGGGTAAAATAGAGGCTGACTATCCGAATCTTGAAGCAGTGCCTGATGGCACGCAAGTAGGGCTGACGTGTACTCCTGAAGAGGGTTATCAGCTTAAGTACCTTCGAGCTAATGACGAAAACATTATGGAGAGCCAAAGCTTCATTATAGAGGGAGGAGATGTTCGTGTCGAGGCAACTTTTCAAAACATAGGAGGTACTGCTATAGACCATTTAGCTGGTGAGACTCGCTACTCCATAGAGGTACACGCTAACTATATCTCTATCTCAGGAGCCTCTGTAGGTACCCCTATCTCACTTCGCTCATTACTTGGCGAGACGGTTGTCTCAGCCACAGCTACAGGATTGACTTTAGAGCATCTCGATCTCACAACGATAGCCTCAGGACTCTACTTACTGACCATCGGAGATGTAACGCTCAAACTATATCTATAA
- a CDS encoding LytR/AlgR family response regulator transcription factor, whose protein sequence is MRVIIVEDEYFTATGLQALLTEIDPDIEVLTILQSVSECVEWFGSHPEPDLAFMDIHLADGPVFSLFERIEVTCPIIFTTAYEEYALKAFEVNSIDYLLKPIKETDLQRALDKVKRFSHTEQKVDNQALMAKMMQALNESQVSYKSHFLIPWRDKLIPLSVDKIAYIRADSKASVIVTTDRKEHFVDLSLEKMVQELNPKLFFRANRQYIVAHSAIQSMSVWFGGKLTVTLAIETPEKIVVSKAKNKEFKEWYQGAYDPDTK, encoded by the coding sequence ATGAGAGTAATAATCGTAGAGGATGAGTACTTTACCGCCACTGGGCTGCAAGCGCTCCTCACTGAGATAGACCCTGACATAGAGGTGCTGACCATACTGCAGAGTGTATCTGAGTGTGTCGAGTGGTTCGGTAGTCATCCGGAGCCTGATCTGGCTTTTATGGATATTCACCTGGCAGATGGTCCCGTCTTCTCACTCTTTGAGCGGATCGAGGTCACCTGTCCGATCATCTTCACGACAGCTTATGAGGAGTATGCGCTGAAGGCGTTTGAGGTCAACAGCATCGACTACCTCCTCAAGCCGATCAAGGAGACAGATCTCCAGAGAGCTCTAGACAAGGTGAAGCGGTTTAGCCATACAGAGCAGAAGGTAGACAACCAAGCTCTGATGGCTAAGATGATGCAGGCGCTCAATGAGTCGCAGGTAAGCTACAAGAGCCACTTCCTGATCCCGTGGAGAGACAAGCTGATACCCCTATCGGTGGACAAGATCGCCTACATACGTGCGGATAGTAAGGCTTCGGTCATAGTGACGACGGATAGAAAGGAGCACTTTGTCGACCTGTCATTAGAAAAGATGGTGCAGGAGCTCAATCCTAAGCTCTTCTTCCGCGCCAATAGACAGTACATCGTGGCACACAGTGCGATACAGAGTATGTCGGTATGGTTCGGTGGCAAGCTGACGGTAACCCTTGCCATAGAGACGCCAGAGAAGATCGTAGTAAGCAAAGCGAAAAACAAAGAGTTTAAGGAGTGGTATCAGGGAGCTTACGATCCCGACACCAAGTGA
- a CDS encoding T9SS type A sorting domain-containing protein: MKSLHKALALLGTLACSVLLLPAQMLENDLKTLSDFYHVPDQASYRLSKVIGVFGDQDIEFEYNAHNDITRCSYFETDTITGRRNSGLYLDYLYNDKHQCIQKVEYGERAGFPDLVVARRFCYEYNDKGQMTHFVRWNNLNTNPADTSLVEDYKLDIEYTAEGLPSKGIVHFVDPNTFEWYEGFTTTLEYNKKGQLYKRTAINADGSPFESEEITFDSEGQYMLLLSYLKQGSELVEWTFDYDKNGNVSTLGSGGFIYQFTFMTSQPAAQSYYPLPTLADLFLYGFKNYTIETLSYPLLYNGSKEAVATDATNGGTFVYETSKPLGLEPLATPSQSQLVCDDMSWTITNATTAVALYDLQGQCLQVALPIEGEVVISTTTLPAGSYLIKAGSQTFKVLR, from the coding sequence ATGAAATCATTACATAAAGCCCTTGCCCTGCTCGGCACTCTTGCTTGCAGTGTGCTACTCTTACCAGCTCAGATGCTGGAAAACGATCTTAAGACCCTCAGCGATTTCTACCATGTACCCGACCAAGCCTCCTATCGTCTTTCTAAGGTGATCGGCGTCTTTGGTGATCAGGATATTGAATTTGAATACAATGCCCACAACGACATCACTCGCTGTAGCTACTTCGAGACGGATACGATAACGGGACGCCGTAACTCAGGGCTATACCTAGATTATCTCTACAATGACAAGCATCAGTGCATCCAAAAGGTTGAGTATGGCGAGCGTGCCGGGTTTCCTGATTTAGTCGTCGCTAGACGCTTTTGTTACGAATACAACGACAAGGGGCAGATGACCCACTTCGTACGCTGGAACAACTTGAATACCAACCCTGCCGATACAAGCCTCGTGGAGGACTATAAACTCGATATAGAGTACACCGCAGAGGGGCTGCCGAGCAAAGGTATAGTTCACTTTGTCGACCCCAACACCTTCGAATGGTACGAAGGCTTTACGACGACTCTCGAATACAACAAAAAAGGTCAGCTCTACAAGCGAACAGCCATCAATGCAGACGGCAGTCCCTTTGAATCAGAAGAGATAACCTTTGACTCTGAGGGGCAGTATATGCTACTCTTATCCTATCTGAAGCAGGGGTCTGAACTAGTCGAGTGGACTTTTGATTATGACAAGAATGGCAATGTGTCAACCCTCGGTAGTGGAGGCTTTATCTATCAGTTCACCTTTATGACGAGTCAACCTGCGGCTCAAAGCTACTACCCACTCCCCACACTAGCTGACCTCTTCTTATATGGATTTAAGAACTACACGATCGAAACGCTGTCCTATCCTCTTCTGTACAACGGCTCCAAAGAGGCTGTAGCAACCGATGCTACCAATGGAGGAACCTTCGTCTATGAGACCTCTAAGCCTCTCGGACTAGAGCCTCTAGCTACACCCTCTCAGAGTCAGCTAGTCTGTGACGATATGAGCTGGACGATTACTAATGCGACGACCGCCGTGGCTCTCTATGACCTACAGGGGCAATGCCTGCAAGTAGCACTGCCCATCGAGGGTGAAGTCGTCATCAGCACGACGACGCTGCCCGCTGGCTCTTACCTAATCAAGGCAGGGAGTCAGACCTTCAAGGTCTTACGCTAA
- a CDS encoding TolC family protein: protein MRYRFNGRSILLLGTALVLTFGWCAEAQTQEQVPMSLEQCRDLALEHNKQIQMAQADAVASDYLVQSAKTKYLPRVDFAGAWINPGDRDIRPFAIDFNIPGVTPPGLSIPLDFISVAPREIYTGGFTLRQPIFMGGKIVEANKMARYTSDLAHEKVKMKEADVLANVDEAFWRVISVQEKVRLAQTYKSLLDHLVQDLENVYAEGMTTRNEVLKVQVKQNEAELTLVKAQNGLQLSKMLLGQIIGLEAEQIELDSAIISEEQLSSRLLALESSNAERAEIVMLRSKLALTESARKMVKSQFLPNVFLTAGYNWVEPNIYKGSQSNLGGDWMIGIGVQVPILTWGDRIHQVHMADQEVAKAELELQDAQEMITLQVQQNRFKHAEALKKMELTKLSKEQAEENLRITKNNLLEGMNNVRDILEAQTMWEKAAAEDIDARVEAAVTLSELEKTTGALYQYATEHTQTQEEK from the coding sequence ATGAGATATAGATTTAATGGGAGGAGTATTCTTCTCCTAGGCACGGCTCTTGTCCTTACGTTTGGGTGGTGTGCCGAGGCGCAGACCCAAGAGCAAGTGCCGATGTCGCTAGAGCAGTGTAGAGATCTCGCTCTAGAGCACAACAAGCAGATACAGATGGCTCAGGCCGATGCTGTAGCCTCCGACTACTTAGTTCAGTCGGCCAAGACGAAGTATCTACCACGCGTCGACTTCGCTGGGGCTTGGATCAATCCAGGAGATAGAGACATTCGCCCCTTTGCGATCGACTTCAACATACCAGGCGTGACACCGCCGGGACTATCGATCCCGCTAGACTTCATCAGTGTAGCTCCTCGGGAGATCTATACGGGTGGCTTCACCTTACGTCAGCCGATCTTTATGGGCGGTAAGATTGTCGAGGCTAATAAGATGGCTCGCTACACCTCCGACCTAGCACATGAAAAGGTCAAGATGAAGGAAGCCGACGTCCTAGCCAATGTCGATGAGGCTTTCTGGCGTGTCATCTCTGTACAGGAGAAGGTGCGCCTAGCTCAGACCTACAAGTCGCTTCTAGATCACCTCGTGCAGGACTTGGAGAATGTCTACGCCGAGGGCATGACGACTAGAAACGAAGTCTTGAAGGTACAGGTCAAGCAAAACGAAGCGGAGCTCACCCTCGTGAAGGCGCAAAACGGCCTTCAGCTCTCCAAGATGCTACTGGGGCAGATCATTGGCCTAGAGGCTGAGCAGATCGAGCTAGATAGTGCGATCATTAGCGAGGAGCAGCTGAGCAGCCGTCTCTTGGCACTAGAGAGCAGTAATGCTGAGCGGGCTGAGATCGTCATGCTGCGCAGCAAGCTCGCCCTCACGGAGTCGGCCAGGAAGATGGTCAAGTCGCAGTTTCTCCCTAACGTCTTCCTTACCGCTGGCTACAACTGGGTCGAGCCTAACATCTATAAGGGTAGTCAGAGCAATCTTGGTGGAGACTGGATGATAGGTATTGGTGTACAGGTCCCCATACTCACTTGGGGAGATAGGATACACCAAGTACATATGGCCGACCAAGAGGTAGCCAAGGCGGAGCTCGAGCTACAAGATGCTCAGGAGATGATTACCCTGCAGGTACAGCAGAATAGATTTAAGCATGCCGAGGCGCTTAAGAAGATGGAGCTGACGAAGCTCTCGAAGGAGCAGGCTGAGGAGAATCTCCGCATTACCAAAAACAACCTCCTAGAGGGGATGAATAACGTTCGTGACATCCTCGAGGCGCAGACTATGTGGGAGAAAGCCGCCGCCGAAGATATCGATGCACGCGTAGAGGCTGCCGTGACGCTCTCTGAGCTAGAGAAGACCACCGGTGCGCTCTATCAGTATGCGACCGAGCATACACAGACCCAAGAGGAGAAATAA
- a CDS encoding HmuY family protein produces MVLLLCACNKSVPTPPKNEGGDTITPPVNPQKEWVTKKMTIDATDYTKWVYLNFSSGELVKVTDPANDLSWDLGLHRYDFKTNGGSSGKGQGAAVRISKQKSLTAEIPTPADDQWILDREGLLLMNFVNNGDGNHQTKYEMQMANFLLTSECDGLGGFINKGIITQEGMPPQVYIDNAIFLIRTASGEIARLRVHDYQNNKKVRGHITIEYAILVDKK; encoded by the coding sequence ATGGTACTACTACTATGTGCCTGCAACAAGTCTGTACCGACACCTCCTAAAAACGAAGGCGGCGATACGATAACACCTCCCGTCAACCCTCAAAAGGAGTGGGTGACCAAAAAGATGACCATTGATGCGACCGACTATACAAAGTGGGTATATCTCAATTTCTCCTCAGGAGAGTTAGTCAAAGTGACAGATCCGGCTAATGATCTATCGTGGGATCTCGGTCTGCACCGCTACGATTTCAAGACTAATGGGGGTAGTTCTGGTAAGGGTCAAGGTGCGGCTGTTCGCATCTCCAAGCAGAAGAGCCTAACAGCAGAGATCCCTACACCCGCCGATGACCAGTGGATACTGGATCGTGAGGGGCTACTCCTGATGAATTTCGTGAACAATGGAGACGGGAACCATCAGACCAAGTACGAGATGCAGATGGCTAACTTCCTCCTCACCTCGGAGTGTGACGGCTTGGGAGGCTTCATCAATAAGGGGATCATCACGCAAGAGGGTATGCCACCTCAAGTCTATATAGACAACGCTATCTTCCTTATTCGTACAGCTTCGGGAGAGATAGCTCGCCTCCGTGTTCATGACTACCAAAACAATAAGAAAGTGCGTGGTCATATCACCATAGAGTATGCCATCTTGGTAGACAAAAAGTAA
- a CDS encoding porin family protein — translation MKRNIIVIVATALMGMTAVSAVAQTTSLNYGVKAGVNCSSMILSDDFNVLKTEVKPGADFGGFMRINLHENFAIQPELEFYYRGTGLKAEAGPVSLENKINQWGMQIPVYALGKVELGKGQFYGGVGPYVGVGFSAKTDEIEFGPFKKDPIDLYEQHNDKSALQRWDVGVACQLGYEFANGIQINAGYKYGFVNQVDDLKSTVNDVVSRFGTSLQDDAYKANASVFTVGLGYRF, via the coding sequence ATGAAACGCAACATCATCGTTATCGTAGCAACTGCCCTGATGGGTATGACAGCTGTCTCAGCTGTCGCACAGACCACATCACTCAACTATGGAGTCAAGGCTGGTGTCAACTGCTCCAGTATGATCCTGAGTGATGACTTTAACGTCCTCAAGACAGAGGTTAAGCCCGGAGCTGACTTCGGAGGGTTTATGAGGATCAATCTGCACGAGAACTTTGCAATCCAGCCTGAGCTAGAGTTTTACTACAGAGGCACGGGTCTCAAGGCTGAGGCTGGTCCCGTCTCTCTAGAGAATAAGATCAACCAGTGGGGTATGCAGATCCCTGTCTACGCACTGGGTAAGGTCGAGCTAGGCAAGGGACAGTTTTACGGAGGTGTAGGTCCTTACGTCGGTGTAGGCTTCTCTGCCAAGACTGATGAGATCGAGTTTGGTCCATTTAAGAAGGATCCGATAGATCTCTATGAGCAGCACAACGACAAGTCTGCCCTCCAGAGATGGGACGTAGGTGTCGCTTGTCAGCTAGGCTATGAGTTTGCCAATGGTATCCAGATCAATGCAGGCTACAAGTATGGCTTTGTCAACCAAGTCGACGATCTTAAGTCAACTGTCAACGATGTCGTCTCTCGGTTCGGCACCTCTCTCCAGGATGATGCTTACAAGGCTAATGCTAGCGTCTTTACGGTAGGTCTGGGCTATCGCTTCTAG
- a CDS encoding S9 family peptidase, translating into MKRNVLRLLTMLPLWVLATLCATAQQPDAVATSATTDQPDTLTVVPLQVQQYRVMMPFISDSLNVQGKAYDATDLLKPVNHIKLSHAHGTLPVAEEGVVTLRTPEDAITTYAIRLRTPSYEQATLQIEATAPFVLALDGTKLSSATQYQSELKGASPASLTLTPGRSHLLTLQLLTKGDEPAQYRMKLIPAKADSQIELRHDDKEYLSLEYMMTGRNLYSVSVSPTGRYTLLIERETTALKSNYRTYLYQGDKLLSTLSEQYRFASWMPHEDKLYRTLTTDDGRQLISYDPKTQEERVVAEQIPDGSFLILPDGKQLLYTIEEEGPVRGKITEQVLGRYDRMADFRKRTFLALYDLESGRYQPLTFGHRSTYLHDVSPDAREIILSTSEDITEIPFSQSNFYTMSLETLEVKPLFSQERSISSISYTSQPHVLLIQGDANAFDGIGRNLPEGMITNTYDGQLFLYDRQSQQATPLTKEFDPAIKRVKVSTVRPVAYFTAENKDRISLYRLDLTRKQIEQVATTEDLVRSFDISDDASQLAYYGQSAMNADRFYTLRGKRETLLYDLAKSKMQDLELGTMSDWVHTMPNGDKVEGRYYLPPHFDATKKYPMIVYYYGGTSPTTRFFEGSYSLPMYAAQGYVVLTLNPSGTTGFGQEYAARHVNAWGKVTADEIVAATKQFCQEHPYVNAKKIGCMGASYGGFMTQYLQTITDIFAAAISHAGISAISSYWGGGTWGIGYSTVASYNSYPWNNPQLYTEQSPLFHADKIHTPLLLIHGTADTNVPIGESIQMYNALKILGREVAFVKVHGEDHIITAPEKKIEWTNTLFAWFQKWLKDDPTWWDARYPEAHL; encoded by the coding sequence ATGAAACGAAACGTATTACGACTACTTACGATGCTCCCGCTCTGGGTGCTCGCAACTCTCTGCGCGACAGCTCAGCAGCCAGATGCAGTAGCTACGTCAGCGACAACGGATCAACCAGACACCCTCACCGTCGTACCGCTACAGGTGCAGCAGTATCGGGTGATGATGCCTTTTATCTCGGATAGTCTCAATGTGCAGGGCAAGGCGTACGATGCTACCGACCTGCTCAAGCCGGTGAACCACATCAAGCTGAGCCACGCGCATGGCACCCTACCCGTCGCGGAGGAGGGTGTCGTCACGCTGCGCACACCAGAGGATGCAATCACGACCTATGCCATACGTCTTCGCACGCCTAGTTACGAGCAGGCGACGCTGCAGATCGAGGCGACGGCTCCCTTTGTCTTAGCCCTCGATGGTACGAAGCTCTCGTCTGCTACACAGTATCAGAGCGAGCTAAAGGGTGCTTCGCCAGCGTCTCTCACGCTAACGCCTGGACGGTCGCACCTGCTGACGCTGCAGTTACTCACTAAGGGCGATGAGCCAGCGCAGTATCGTATGAAGCTTATCCCCGCCAAGGCTGACAGCCAGATAGAGCTACGCCACGACGACAAGGAGTACCTGAGCCTAGAGTATATGATGACGGGGCGCAACCTCTACTCAGTGTCAGTGTCGCCTACGGGTCGCTATACGCTCCTCATAGAGCGCGAGACGACTGCTCTGAAGAGCAATTACCGCACCTACTTATACCAAGGCGATAAGCTCCTCTCTACGCTGAGCGAGCAGTATCGCTTCGCCAGTTGGATGCCACACGAGGACAAGCTCTACCGCACGCTTACGACAGATGATGGACGGCAGTTGATCAGCTACGATCCTAAGACGCAGGAGGAGCGTGTCGTAGCAGAGCAGATCCCAGATGGCTCCTTCCTGATCCTCCCTGACGGCAAGCAGCTTCTTTACACCATCGAGGAGGAGGGCCCCGTACGAGGCAAGATCACCGAGCAGGTACTGGGACGCTATGACCGTATGGCAGACTTTCGCAAGCGTACCTTCCTAGCCCTTTACGACCTTGAGAGCGGTCGCTATCAGCCGCTCACCTTCGGGCACCGCTCTACCTATCTACATGATGTCAGTCCCGATGCTCGTGAGATCATCTTGAGCACTTCGGAGGATATCACCGAGATCCCCTTCTCTCAGAGCAACTTCTATACGATGAGTCTAGAGACGCTGGAGGTCAAGCCGCTCTTTAGCCAGGAGCGCTCTATCTCGTCGATCTCTTACACGTCGCAGCCTCATGTGTTGCTCATACAGGGTGATGCGAATGCTTTCGACGGGATCGGGCGCAATCTGCCTGAGGGTATGATCACCAATACGTATGATGGTCAGCTCTTCCTCTATGATCGTCAGAGCCAGCAGGCGACGCCCCTGACGAAGGAGTTTGATCCCGCCATCAAGCGGGTCAAGGTCAGCACGGTCCGGCCTGTCGCTTACTTTACAGCGGAAAACAAAGATCGCATCTCCCTCTATCGCCTCGACCTCACACGCAAGCAGATCGAGCAGGTAGCTACGACGGAAGATCTCGTGCGCTCCTTTGACATCAGCGATGACGCTAGTCAGCTCGCTTACTATGGGCAGAGTGCGATGAATGCAGATCGCTTCTATACGCTCAGAGGAAAGCGTGAGACGCTCCTCTACGATCTAGCTAAGAGCAAGATGCAGGATCTAGAGCTGGGTACCATGAGCGACTGGGTACACACGATGCCCAATGGCGACAAGGTGGAGGGACGCTACTATCTGCCGCCTCACTTTGACGCGACGAAGAAGTACCCGATGATCGTATATTATTATGGAGGTACCTCGCCGACGACACGCTTCTTCGAGGGCTCTTATTCACTGCCGATGTATGCGGCGCAGGGTTACGTGGTCCTTACGCTTAACCCGAGCGGCACCACCGGCTTCGGCCAGGAGTATGCCGCTCGCCACGTCAATGCGTGGGGCAAGGTGACGGCCGATGAGATCGTGGCTGCAACGAAGCAGTTTTGCCAAGAGCACCCCTATGTCAATGCGAAGAAGATCGGCTGTATGGGTGCCAGCTACGGAGGCTTTATGACTCAGTACTTGCAGACGATCACCGATATCTTTGCAGCAGCGATCAGCCATGCAGGTATCAGTGCTATCTCCTCTTACTGGGGTGGGGGCACCTGGGGCATTGGCTACAGTACGGTGGCGAGCTACAACAGCTATCCGTGGAATAATCCTCAGCTCTACACGGAGCAGAGTCCGCTCTTCCATGCCGACAAGATCCACACGCCTCTTCTGCTGATCCACGGCACGGCCGATACGAACGTTCCCATCGGCGAGAGCATCCAGATGTACAACGCTCTGAAGATCCTAGGTCGTGAGGTAGCCTTTGTCAAGGTGCATGGCGAAGATCATATCATCACGGCTCCCGAGAAGAAGATCGAGTGGACGAATACGCTCTTCGCGTGGTTCCAGAAGTGGCTCAAAGACGACCCCACCTGGTGGGATGCTCGCTATCCGGAGGCACACTTATAG
- a CDS encoding sensor histidine kinase — protein MTRRIITSRLSRRKGKGFILLSNERKSVLLATLIISFLLAFVMLSSSIYYYSLLDTDRKIDLGAILSLNSLASLLVNMVFFYLLLSIQSWAINRYEIRQYQLWLILLGLLVGVILLSPYLSRLQRWWFRDLFSYHAYAAMQYVKDLVILVVTFLFTMTIYLMKQNHLAVVGMQELDFENLQNRYTALKNQTDPHFLFNCLNTLNGLIGRDDERARAYVQELATVFRHTMRDKVVVRLSEELEFVHSYLYLMCIRYFDGLRVEWDVDKQYLDYYVIPSGLQILVENAIKHNIASAKVPLTIHIRTIDNQIVVDNKIQLREDSKSGSTGVGLDNLMEQYHLLFGKDIDIVSKDGHFTVSLPLIRSLEEVEPKAKSLI, from the coding sequence ATGACGAGACGTATCATAACGAGTCGCCTGAGCCGGCGAAAAGGCAAGGGCTTCATATTGCTCAGCAATGAGCGCAAGAGCGTGCTACTGGCTACGCTTATCATCAGCTTCTTGCTGGCGTTTGTGATGCTGTCGTCATCGATCTACTACTACAGCTTGCTGGATACGGACCGAAAGATTGACCTAGGAGCGATCCTATCGCTAAATTCGCTAGCCTCGCTACTGGTCAATATGGTCTTCTTCTATCTCTTGCTCAGCATACAGTCCTGGGCGATCAATAGATACGAGATACGTCAGTATCAGCTCTGGCTGATCTTGCTGGGACTACTCGTGGGGGTGATCTTGCTCTCGCCTTACTTGTCCCGACTACAGCGCTGGTGGTTTAGAGATCTCTTTAGCTACCATGCGTATGCTGCGATGCAGTATGTCAAGGACTTGGTGATCCTCGTGGTGACCTTCCTCTTTACTATGACCATCTACCTGATGAAGCAAAATCACTTGGCGGTGGTCGGTATGCAAGAGTTAGACTTTGAGAATCTGCAGAACAGGTACACGGCGCTCAAGAACCAGACGGATCCGCACTTCCTCTTTAACTGTCTCAACACGCTCAATGGGCTGATAGGCCGCGATGATGAGCGCGCTAGAGCTTATGTGCAGGAGCTGGCGACAGTCTTCCGGCACACGATGCGAGACAAGGTTGTGGTGCGTCTGTCAGAGGAGCTAGAGTTTGTCCACTCTTATCTCTACCTGATGTGTATCCGCTACTTCGATGGTCTGCGTGTGGAGTGGGATGTGGACAAGCAGTATCTAGACTACTATGTCATACCATCGGGACTACAGATCCTGGTGGAGAATGCGATCAAGCACAATATAGCTAGTGCCAAGGTGCCACTCACGATACATATCCGTACGATAGATAATCAGATCGTGGTGGACAATAAGATCCAGTTACGAGAGGATAGTAAGTCGGGTAGTACGGGCGTAGGGCTAGACAATCTGATGGAACAGTATCACTTGCTCTTTGGCAAGGATATAGATATTGTTTCTAAGGATGGGCACTTTACCGTCTCACTGCCTTTGATCCGGAGCTTAGAAGAAGTCGAACCCAAAGCCAAATCACTGATATGA